Proteins from one Triticum aestivum cultivar Chinese Spring chromosome 7A, IWGSC CS RefSeq v2.1, whole genome shotgun sequence genomic window:
- the LOC123147299 gene encoding disease resistance protein RGA5: MGSLLPKLAELLKEEYMLQTSIKKKVDSLEKEMKSMQAALCKVRDVPRDQLDIQVKLWAGEVRELSFDMEDVVDKFLVRVHDGSELAANSNKLARLIKNMVRLFTKGKARREIATAIKDINKQVQEVANRRGRNAVDNIVCGPTTVTPVDPRLRVLYTEVTELVGIVGKRDQELMKLLSEGDILSKEKLKIVSVVGFGGLGKTTLVKTVYDNIKEDFDCRAFVPVGRNADGKKVLMDILVDLGMCGSNLTLWNERQLINKLRESLQNKRYLIVIDDIWDEKLWATINLAFSKSNTFGSRLITTTRIVSVSKLCCSSSTDSVYQMEPLSDDDSKRLFYKRIFSGESGCPPKFDEVSTNILEKCGGVPLAIITIASLLASDQCIKPEDEWHVLLKSIGHGLTENPSVEEMMRILSFSYYDLPSHLKTCLLYLSMFPEDQEIKKDGLIWMWIAESFVESGNGRISLFEIGETYFNELVNKSMIQPVYDKESVIGTICACRVHDMVLDLICLLSREENFVTIVNGVSKEEHEATPLESGRILQVRSIATFEPAIRVMPSFSSFDVLRVLDMTKCHLGPSCHLNLRELGSLFHLRYLGLASTGISKLPEEVGKLQFLQVLDLSNNYDIQELPSTISKLGRLMCLLISHYCKRFPDGLGNMSSMEVLRDINGDTLSIVKELGKMKRLRKLAIRFGNLSLELEEAFVKSLGEMANIQSVSIGCDFKFVDILGEHWVPPRSLREFTTFRDVKFSILPAWIRNNPLHLPQLSNLSIFVEEVQQADLRSLGKLPALCNLALWSLRRSKLLVIGADEFHCLTSFTSFSGSPGQVVFQPGALLKIEVIVIDIGLQVTREEVVGSVGYCFDLSMGNLPSLRDVTVRFDRSGVTVGEAKQAEVALGNTLRTHPNRPTFEISIRPSIPEDAPDGDVHIEEE, translated from the exons ATGGGCTCCCTGCTCCCCAAGCTGGCCGAGCTCCTCAAGGAGGAGTACATGCTGCAGACGAGCATCAAGAAAAAAGTCGACTCTCTCGAGAAGGAGATGAAGAGCATGCAGGCTGCCCTATGCAAGGTGCGTGACGTGCCGCGAGACCAGCTCGACATACAGGTCAAGCTCTGGGCAGGGGAGGTGAGAGAGCTATCCTTTGACATGGAGGATGTCGTCGACAAGTTCCTGGTGCGTGTCCATGATGGCTCTGAGCTTGCAGCCAACTCAAATAAGCTCGCACGGCTCATCAAGAATATGGTCAGGTTGTTCACCAAGGGGAAGGCTCGCCGTGAGATCGCCACTGCGATCAAGGACATCAATAAGCAAGTCCAGGAGGTTGCTAACAGGCGTGGAAGAAACGCCGTCGACAATATTGTTTGCGGGCCTACAACAGTGACACCCGTCGATCCTCGCCTTCGGGTTCTGTACACTGAAGTGACAGAGCTGGTTGGCATTGTTGGAAAAAGGGATCAAGAACTAATGAAGTTGCTCTCAGAGGGAGACATCCTGTCCAAGGAGAAGTTAAAAATTGTCTCCGTTGTAGGATTTGGAGGATTGGGCAAGACTACTCTTGTCAAAACAGTTTATGATAATATAAAAGAAGATTTTGATTGCCGGGCTTTTGTTCCAGTGGGTAGAAATGCTGATGGGAAGAAAGTTCTCATGGACATCCTTGTTGATCTTGGCATGTGCGGAAGCAATCTCACCCTGTGGAATGAAAGACAGCTTATCAACAAACTCAGGGAAAGTCTACAGAACAAGAG GTACCTCATTGTAATTGATGATATATGGGATGAAAAACTATGGGCCACTATTAACTTGGCATTCTCTAAGAGTAACACGTTTGGCAGTCGGTTGATCACAACAACTCGTATAGTGAGTGTATCTAAATTGTGTTGCTCCTCTAGTACTGATTCAGTTTATCAAATGGAACCTCTTAGTGATGATGATTCCAAAAGGCTCTTCTATAAAAGGATATTTTCTGGCGAGAGTGGATGTCCTCCTAAATTTGATGAAGTGTCCACAAATATATTGGAGAAATGTGGTGGAGTGCCACTAGCCATCATTACTATAGCTAGTCTTTTGGCTAGTGATCAATGCATAAAACCAGAGGATGAATGGCATGTTTTGCTTAAGTCTATTGGTCATGGACTTACAGAGAACCCCAGTGTAGAGGAGATGATGAGGATACTATCATTTAGCTATTATGATCTTCCTTCTCATCTGAAGACATGTTTATTATATTTAAGCATGTTCCCGGAAGATCAAGAAATTAAAAAGGATGGGTTAATATGGATGTGGATTGCAGAAAGCTTTGTCGAGTCTGGAAATGGAAGAATTAGTCTCTTTGAGATTGGAGAAACATACTTCAATGAGCTTGTGAACAAAAGCATGATCCAGCCGGTATATGATAAAGAAAGCGTCATAGGCACAATATGTGCTTGTCGTGTACATGATATGGTGCTTGATCTCATTTGTTTGTTATCAAGGGAAGAGAACTTCGTTACTATAGTGAATGGTGTTAGCAAAGAAGAACATGAAGCCACACCTCTGGAATCTGGGCGTATATTACAAGTGAGGTCCATTGCTACATTTGAACCTGCCATTCGTGTAATGCCATCTTTCTCGAGCTTTGATGTTTTACGTGTATTGGATATGACTAAATGCCATCTTGGCCCTAGTTGTCATCTTAACCTTCGGGAATTGGGGAGTTTATTCCACCTAAGGTACCTAGGTCTAGCCAGTACAGGTATTTCTAAGCTCCCAGAAGAAGTTGGAAAGTTGCAATTTCTGCAGGTGCTGGATTTGAGTAATAATTATGATATACAAGAACTGCCATCTACTATTAGTAAGTTGGGAAGATTGATGTGCCTGCTTATTAGCCATTACTGCAAGAGATTTCCAGATGGATTGGGAAACATGTCCTCAATGGAAGTGCTGCGTGACATCAATGGTGACACTCTAAGCATTGTGAAAGAGCTGGGCAAGATGAAAAGATTGAGAAAGCTCGCAATTAGGTTTGGTAATTTGAGCTTGGAGTTGGAGGAAGCTTTTGTGAAGTCCCTGGGGGAAATGGCCAACATCCAAAGTGTAAGCATTGGATGTGATTTTAAATTTGTGGACATCTTGGGGGAACATTGGGTGCCCCCTCGAAGTCTCCGGGAATTTACCACATTCAGAGATGTCAAGTTCTCCATACTGCCTGCATGGATAAGAAATAATCCCTTGCATCTTCCACAACTCTCTAACTTAAGCATCTTCGTCGAGGAAGTGCAACAGGCTGATCTGAGATCCCTTGGAAAGTTACCGGCTCTTTGTAATCTCGCCTTGTGGAGCCTCCGCCGAAGCAAGCTGCTAGTCATCGGTGCCGATGAGTTCCATTGTCTGACATCATTCACGTCCTTTTCTGGTTCACCAGGCCAAGTCGTGTTCCAGCCAGGAGCTTTGCTGAAGATTGAAGTAATTGTCATCGATATCGGCCTGCAGGTCACAAGAGAGGAAGTAGTTGGCAGTGTTGGATATTGTTTTGATCTGAGCATGGGGAACTTGCCATCCCTTCGGGACGTCACTGTCAGATTTGACCGTTCCGGAGTGACGGTCGGTGAGGCCAAGCAAGCGGAGGTTGCTCTAGGGAACACACTCCGCACCCATCCTAACCGTCCCACCTTTGAAATTTCCATCAGGCCGAGCATACCAGAAG ACGCTCCTGATGGTGACGTCCACATTGAGGAGGAGTGA
- the LOC123152518 gene encoding multiple myeloma tumor-associated protein 2 homolog, protein MTGKGVRRREKNYRAAHGGDARLPPPPKQRELEALPSKLRRLIAIQKKQDGAAGGGKADASSGPGGAPGKHGADATGKDKAGKDKKTKKLTLEAAADAKAAEGGPVADENANADGGKKKRKRGKVEDLRFKELEANVSVSKKQKRKKHLDEKKKKRKAGKSETHLEFPGREKVKFGDIVEAPPKLSFPKRKSHLDVSAERLRKEVVENYRNIKGWASRPGLQLPSLAE, encoded by the exons atgACGGGGAAGGGGGTGCGGCGGAGGGAGAAGAACTACCGGGCGGCGCACGGGGGCGACGCGCGGCTGCCCCCTCCGCCCAAGCAGCGGGAGCTCGAGGCGCTCCCGTCCAAGCTCCGCCGCCTCATCGCCATCCAGAAGAAGCAGGACGGCGCCGCCGGCGGGGGCAAGGCCGACGCTTCCTCAG GACCAGGAGGGGCTCCCGGGAAGCATGGCGCCGATGCGACGGGGAAGGACAAAGCCGGGAAGGATAAG AAAACCAAGAAGCTGACCCTGGAGGCTGCCGCGGATGCCAAGGCAGCAGAGGGTGGACCGGTGGCCGATGAGAACGCGAACGCTGATGGtggaaagaagaagaggaagcggGGGAAGGTCGAGGATCTCCGTTTCAAGGAGCTCGAGGCCAATGTCTCGGTTTCAAAGAAGCAGAAAAGGAAGAA ACATCTGGATGAGAAGAAAAAGAAGCGTAAGGCTGGTAAGTCCGAGACTCATCTGGAATTCCCTGGACGTGAGAAGGTCAAATTTGGTGATATTGTTGAGGCTCCACCAAAGTTATCATTCCCAAAG CGGAAGAGTCATTTGGATGTTTCTGCTGAGAGGCTAAGGAAAGAGGTGGTTGAGAATTACAGAAACATCAAAGGCTGGGCATCAAGGCCTGGTCTCCAGCTTCCCTCTCTAGCTGAATAA